A DNA window from Heterodontus francisci isolate sHetFra1 chromosome 49, sHetFra1.hap1, whole genome shotgun sequence contains the following coding sequences:
- the LOC137358307 gene encoding proteolipid protein 2-like isoform X2: MLSDEVDFAPPPLAAEDTWSRFTSLSKTKQGGALFLEMLFCLISAICLLSSLHTGYATCPLIEMVFAGIFYWVYMNGHSERIPYLDWVWTDIFRCVTATVSLLVISLICIARGRTGSIAGGFTSITSTSCTLGANPRRHYQVGGHA; the protein is encoded by the exons ATGTTGAGCGACGAAGTGGATTTTGCCCCTCcgcccttggcagctgaagacacctGGAGCAGATTCACCAGCCTCTCCAAGACCAAACAAGGAGGAGCCCTTTTCCTCGAGATG CTCTTCTGCCTCATAAGTGCCATCTGTCTCTTGTCCTCGCTCCACACTGGCTATGCAACCTGCCCGCTGATCGAGATGGTCTTTGCCGGAATCTTCTACTGGGTGTACATGAATGGCCACAGTGAGAGGATCCCCTACTTGGACTGGGTGTGGACG GACATATTTCGTTGTGTCACCGCGACTGTGAGCCTCCTGGTTATCTCTTTGATCTGCATTGCACGCGGACGTACTGGGAGTATTGCTGGAGGG TTTACATCTATAACCTCAACCTCCTGTACCCTCGGTGCCAATCCCAGGCGTCATTACCAG GTTGGGGGACACGCCTAG
- the LOC137358307 gene encoding proteolipid protein 2-like isoform X1 — MLSDEVDFAPPPLAAEDTWSRFTSLSKTKQGGALFLEMLFCLISAICLLSSLHTGYATCPLIEMVFAGIFYWVYMNGHSERIPYLDWVWTDIFRCVTATVSLLVISLICIARGRTGSIAGGVFGLAATAVYIYNLNLLYPRCQSQASLPGWGTRLATADCRRKMDDEP, encoded by the exons ATGTTGAGCGACGAAGTGGATTTTGCCCCTCcgcccttggcagctgaagacacctGGAGCAGATTCACCAGCCTCTCCAAGACCAAACAAGGAGGAGCCCTTTTCCTCGAGATG CTCTTCTGCCTCATAAGTGCCATCTGTCTCTTGTCCTCGCTCCACACTGGCTATGCAACCTGCCCGCTGATCGAGATGGTCTTTGCCGGAATCTTCTACTGGGTGTACATGAATGGCCACAGTGAGAGGATCCCCTACTTGGACTGGGTGTGGACG GACATATTTCGTTGTGTCACCGCGACTGTGAGCCTCCTGGTTATCTCTTTGATCTGCATTGCACGCGGACGTACTGGGAGTATTGCTGGAGGG GTCTTTGGTTTGGCAGCGACTGCAGTTTACATCTATAACCTCAACCTCCTGTACCCTCGGTGCCAATCCCAGGCGTCATTACCAG GTTGGGGGACACGCCTAGCAACCGCTGACTGCAGACGCAAGATGGACGACGAGCCGTGA